In Electrophorus electricus isolate fEleEle1 chromosome 10, fEleEle1.pri, whole genome shotgun sequence, the genomic window AAGCCTTGGGCTCTTTTGGCAACCTTATATCTCATTCTTCCCTTTCCAATAATACCCAGGGTGGGACCACTAACATCATTACCCTAAAATAACTTGTGCATATACTCTGATTCATGATACTTGGAAAAGTTATAGCCTACAAAAAAGTCCCCTTGTTAAGACAATTAAGGAAATCTGAGCACCAAGCGCACAAAGTATATGAAGGATTCTTACCTTCCAGAATTTTCCTAGCAGATGCCAAAATCAAGGCCATGCCAATGTCTGCTGTGGCTTATACCAGGAGTATTGCACAGTATTGCTGCTGATAAGAGGTATGTCAAGATAATCTACTCCTACTCCACCACTCACAACAATGTTGAGTTTGGGCAAGCACTGTTAAAGACTGAAGTCatcttttaaatttattttccaCACAAAGACAGCATGGATCTTGTCTGCGGGAGTCTTCTCTTTTCTGATAAAAGTTCTCATAGGTGAttactgtgaatttttttttttcaatgtatggTGCAAAAACTGGTAGATGCCCATCGGTCCAAATGTGGATTCCAATATACACAGTTTCTCCATAATCTGTATTTACAGATCCAAACGCAAATATACGACATATTTCAAAAATGCCTTTCTTTTTTAACGAGTAAATTACGTCAATTATATGTTTTAACGAGTAAATAACGGAAAACGTGTAGTCTACACATTTACAGCAACAAAGCACAGTGGTTGTATCAAAACAATTAACATAAATTACTGCATTTACTTGCACGATATCAACAACAACCAGTGCCCGCTAGGACAACAGATTTTTGAACTTTCAGTGATGTGAGATCGCATTCAGCTAAATCCAGTTCAGAAAAGAGAGTGAATGTTTGACTCTTTCACCATTTGGGTCTTTTCGTCCTTTCAGGTTGTGGAACTAAACTAGAGCGCTGAGTGGAGTATATAATTCCAACAGAAAGTGttaatgaattacatttaaaaccGGAAGATTAGACATTAAACACGAAGAGGGGTACAAAAGTCAAAATAATTAGTGCGGAACAGGTGCAGATGTATGTAATTCTTGTAATTCACTCGTCATTTGCGCACGAGGCacttttttaagcttttttttttttcagcaattttACATGTGGTCTCTCAAATAGCCACTAGGGGGCGGCAGACTTGCATATTACTGTGCAGATAGTAGCGTTCGTGGAGTACGTTTTTATCTTAGACTAAACACTATGATTGATGTGTCCATCAAGAATTTCCACCTTCCATCTAGTTATGCTGTGTTACAATGTAATCCTGAACCTTTTGCACGCATCTTATACCGCCATTGGTTTTACACAAAAACGTAGGCCTACCTATGTCAAATGTCAGTACCCAGTGAATGttccaaaaatgtgtttacttattatttaacatttatacaCATTAGATATTCATATATACGTCTCAGAACataaaaatatgctttatttacatgtttcttAAGTAGTGTTAAAAACTACTAAAACTGACAAACCATGGCCTTGTAGTACTGTCAGGGAATTAATGGCATATTAGTGGCATGCCATCATTGAATAGGTAATCAGTGACTTCTGCAATGTTTGTCTGTCCTGTAGCCTCCATTTTCAACAAAGAGAGTGTATCAGTGAAATGTTTCTGCTCATATACCAAGTGGTGGCGACATCCTGTAGCTCTGTGAAAAACCAAAGCATAATGTCAGTCAGTGGGTGTCTGAGAACGGCCTGCTTCAAAGTGCCGGATCCTTGTGGCTTCAGCCTGAAAATACAGAGCCCATCCGGTCCTGCTGTCAGAGAATGCCAAGGACAAGAATATTCACAGTGAGCACTCACTTCACAGCAGACGGGGATTTAAGCTTCACTGATCGTTGGAGATTACGGACAAGCGATTGCACTTGCTTTAGTTATATATGACAAAATAATGGAATTTTAAATTATCATTTTACACTTACATTATTACTGCTTCAAACGATATGTAGGTAATCTATATAATTGTAGATTAAAAcaaatttgtgtgtggtttttttttggggggggtgggtttgAGTATGATAAGAACAGTTATATcagggggtttttttaaataatttaaaatttaaaaaaaaacaaacaaaaaaaacccttcatcCCCTTCAATATTCCCTGACAACAGCTAGGTTGTCTTAATCTGGTCTTTATGTCCTGGTCAATTCTTGACTCGTAGGCATTAATGGGTACTAATGCAGTGATGTGGCCCTCACACTTCTCTGGGTTATTTTAAACTCTGTCCCAATTAAAATGGTCCATGGTTCCCGGGCCATGGCTAAATGATAGCGCTTCTCCCGCTCCTCGCTAGAAGTCACAAGCAAAGTGCAGAACTTGAGGCAGCTCTCTAAAAGCGCAGACACAGGAGATATGCCACCATGAATACATACTGCTCACTCtgcacattttacaaatgatgtcccacaaaaaaaaaaaaaaaaaaaaaagatttctgcAGTAACATCCATAAAGGTGCAAAGTGACACCTTAGTTAAAGTTCAGTAAAGTTCAGTAACTAACATAAAAATGAGCCAATAACTCTTATGGAACTATGGTGTTTATGACGTTATGGTTTAAAGAGAGATCATGTAGCCTACTGGTGTGGATTTAGTGGTCTTAGCAGTTCTTCCAGGATTTTCTTTTCATGATATTTCATAAAACCTCTGACACTAATTCTTGTTCATGTTATTTTCAatcagtaaaacatttaaatcaatgTGAACAGCCCTAATGCATCAGCAAACCTCAAACAGGTTATTCAGCGAGGGGTATTTTAACTGTTCTTTTACACTAACGTCAGTCCAGGGCTTTAGAACCCTGACGGCTGTGGTGTAATGTGCCACTTCCAAGTATTTTCAGCAGACATTCATACAAGACACAAGATTGGGTTGTATGAAACACTAATCTCAAAGTCAGCTATTAAATGCTAATGAAACCAGCTACTAGTAATTAAAGCATGTATGGATGATTTGTCAACCCTGAAAACTAAACACGCTCCCAACATCGACAGAATGTGGTACCTCAAATCAATTCACGCTTAAAGGTTGCATCTCACTTTAGTACAtcttccattttattttaaccAACTCTCCCAGGACAGCCCAAAGTAGCAAAGCACATACAAATGGAAATTCTACAATGTGACACAGAGAGGTCGTTGTTCTATCAAAACACAGAGCATCTATAGGAGTGTCTTCCTTCACCCAGCAGGAATATGCACTCGGAGCTCCTGCACTGTTAACTCAGTTCATTTTCTACTTCTTTTATTTCCACATAGCAGTGATTAGTAGGTAGCAGTCATTACTAGCTTAGGGGGTTCTCCATAAATGTTGGAATTGCTGCCAAAATATATTTGGCATGATCTGAACTTATTGGAAAGACACCTGAAAGTTCCAGTCATGGGTCAAAGAAAGATGTGAGTGGCTAGAGTTCAGTTTAATTCTATGTTCACCACCGTTAAGCACAAAGTCAGCagcataaatattttacactgtTTCATTCTTAGTGGATTCACCTTGTAGCTGCCAATCTTCCCTGGACATGCATGGAAAATGATAGTGTTCAATAATgttttaacaataataataataataataatttttttatgcGTGAAATATTAACATCGCAAAAACCATCATAAATTTTCCTGCTGGAAGACTGGAATagcataaaaagaaacaaaacagcaacttTATTATGCATTGCAGGGAGTTTTCCGAGCACCTTGAAAAAATATATGTCCCGGCTAATAGGCATACAAATAAAGCAAGTCTCTCACTGAATAGCATTTCATCTGTGATGACAGCACATATGACATTATCAAAGTACACACTGCTGGTtacacaccccaaacaccatCTCTGTAATCTGATTACAATTTTTTTGGACTCACTGCTTTTGTTAGGCATAAGGTTCTAATCACAATGTGATGGGAATCTgttaaactgaaatattaaaagaaacagatgaaGTATTTGGTAGTTATGCAATGCCAGACGCTGTGATACTCAAGAACAGAATTgttagatttttatattttctagttctaaaacaaacaaacaaacaaacaaacataaaaccacAAATCTGAATGTCATTTTAGAATAACCCTATCCTGTTCATATAAACTTTCATTAGACTGAAACTAGTGCCAGTTCATGATTTGTGATGGTGCATGCAAAGTGATGTCTTATTTGAAAACTGGATGGCTGCAACTGCCCGTATGATGTGTGCGGAGCAGAGTGTGCTCGAATGTTTCCATAGTGCTGGATATATCACGGTGAGCTGCAGCATGTACTCATTCATAGTTAATTAGTTTTCTGTGAGTTTGAAGAGAGTTTCCTTTAAGCTGGCTGTGCAGAGATATATTTTCCTTACCCAGCCTGGAAAAGTTGTTTCTGCTGATGGATACCACCATGAGAGCACATTCTCCATATAAAAGACAACAAATGCAATGAAAACTGTGTACAAATCTAGATATGAACCGTAATATGCACAGATATAAACCTTCTCACGTCACACAGTGCCCATAGAATCCCTgctgtacacaatgtacagtcaGCAGGATTCTGCAGGATCATTTGAGCCCACTCATTTTGgtgctggcacacacacacacacacacacacacacacgcgcacaaacatgcatacatgcacacacattcactgaacagatcatattataaatatatcacGTTATAGATTTACATGTAAAGCAATATGACGACTTTAATAGCATTATTCAATGACTTAAtttggagagagaaaaacacgcCTGAAACTCAATCTTAGCTCATATATCTCCAGCTTGACACCACCGCTCATGGTGGTGTCTCCGTGACCAGTTTCTGCACTCCTCCACTTGTGACACTCCACTAATAGAAGGTCAGCAAGAGGAGCAAGGTGTTTTGTTGCCATGCAGAAGCCACCCAAATTCTCCAAGTTCCTCTTCCCTTACAAAGGCTTAAAACACTCCCTAAAACACAACTCACTACCTGAAGCTCACAAATTGATCACTATTGGCTGTTATGCTTCAGCATTCTTTAGATAGGTGGTACAGTCGTAATCAGTTTCAAGACAGATCTGGCTATACGCCTATTCTTTACTCTTTATGGAGAGTGTCCTTTGTTGTCTGATAGCAATATTACATTgataaaagtgtttatttattcattaagcCATGGTATTTTAATTAGTCTGAAATTGCTTATGTGCTGGGTGGCAGTTGTGGGGTGATAAATTGCTTCAGGTCGATAACCATGAAGTCGCAGGTTCCAGTGTTTTTGTGGTAAACCAAGAGATAAGATTGAATGTCAGAAATATACATAGAACCATATATACGTAGTGAATAGTTGGGTGTATTTACCCAAG contains:
- the zgc:136493 gene encoding LOW QUALITY PROTEIN: probable 2-ketogluconate reductase (The sequence of the model RefSeq protein was modified relative to this genomic sequence to represent the inferred CDS: inserted 4 bases in 2 codons; substituted 1 base at 1 genomic stop codon) produces the protein MSREDWQLQESCLKFCTLLVTSSEEREKRYHLAMAREPWTILIGTEFKITQRSCLPKLNIVVSGGVGVDYLDIPLISXAILCNTPGIXATADIGMALILASARKILEGYNFSKYHESEYMHKLFXGNDVSGPTLGIIGKGRMRYKVAKRAQGFDMKVLYHNRNRSRGVGSGVKVLLQRSDFIIVVVRHSPQTHHLIGAKELAMMKSSGTLINISRDVTYPEPLPRDHPLFSLPDVIVLPHVGAQWRRVKQKWRKSLV